The following are encoded together in the Naumannella cuiyingiana genome:
- a CDS encoding DEAD/DEAH box helicase, whose translation MAATLTDLIPTDPTPEALYDAFADWAAQRGTPLYPHQEEALLALVSGENVIISTPTGSGKSMVALAAHFAALARDEVSFYTAPIKALVSEKFFDLVAAFGADNVGMVTGDGSVNADAPIICCTAEILANIALREGVLADAGCVIADEFHFYAEPDRGWAWQVPLLELPQAQFVLMSATLGEVDGFAADLDRRTGRGTTVITGTERPVPLDYEWSEEPIGEQLTALLDADRAPVYVVHFSQAAALEGAQSLVGLNLVSRADRDAIADKIGNFRFAAGFGRTLSRLVRAGIGVHHAGMLPKYRRLVEQLAQAGLLKIICGTDTLGVGINVPIRTVLLTGLTKFDGTKMRLLRAREFHQIAGRAGRAGFDVRGWVVAQAPEHVIENKRALAKAGDDRAKQKKIKRKQPAEGQISWTEETFTRLIAAPPEPLQPRLRMSHAMLVNLLARQGNPVAAAYRLITDNHHDDAGRRRLRRHALVLARELINSGVVERLPTAREDGRRYALTVDLQRDFAVNQPLAPFALAALDTLDADSPDHARDVVSVIESILEDPKPVLFAQQRRARGEAIGAMKAEGLDYTERMELAEEITWPQPLADLLETALEAYRETHPWIAPEALSPKSIVREMYETAMTFAEYVSVYGLARSEGVLLRYLTDAYRTLRHTVPERARNDEFDDLVEWLGEVIRQTDSSLLDEWEALTNPDPVRPDAAEPRPERPFTANQRALTVAVRNAMFHRVELARRDDPDALGAVEERVAALTDPPGTVIMDADAWADALDDYYDDHDEIGIDAAARAPGMLQIDRQPGRWDLRQVLADPAGDHDWAITATLDLAASDAAGAAIVLATGLTRLD comes from the coding sequence ATGGCCGCCACACTGACCGACCTGATCCCGACCGACCCCACACCCGAGGCGCTCTACGACGCGTTCGCGGACTGGGCGGCGCAGCGGGGTACGCCGCTCTACCCGCACCAGGAGGAGGCGCTGCTGGCGCTGGTGTCGGGCGAGAACGTGATCATCTCCACGCCCACCGGCTCGGGGAAGTCGATGGTCGCCCTCGCCGCGCACTTCGCCGCCCTGGCCCGTGACGAGGTCAGCTTCTACACCGCCCCGATCAAAGCGCTGGTCAGCGAGAAGTTCTTCGACCTGGTGGCCGCCTTCGGCGCCGACAATGTCGGGATGGTCACCGGCGACGGCTCGGTCAACGCCGACGCGCCGATCATCTGCTGCACCGCCGAGATCCTCGCCAACATCGCGCTGCGCGAGGGCGTGCTGGCCGATGCCGGCTGCGTGATCGCCGACGAGTTCCACTTCTACGCCGAGCCGGACCGCGGCTGGGCCTGGCAGGTCCCGCTGCTGGAGCTGCCGCAGGCCCAGTTCGTGCTGATGTCGGCGACGCTGGGCGAGGTCGACGGCTTCGCGGCCGACCTGGACCGGCGTACCGGCCGCGGGACCACGGTGATCACCGGCACCGAACGGCCCGTGCCGCTGGACTACGAATGGTCCGAGGAACCGATCGGCGAACAGCTCACCGCGCTGCTGGACGCCGACCGCGCACCCGTCTACGTCGTCCATTTCTCCCAGGCCGCCGCGCTGGAGGGCGCGCAGTCCCTGGTCGGCCTGAACCTGGTCTCCCGCGCCGACCGCGACGCCATCGCGGACAAGATCGGCAACTTCCGCTTCGCCGCCGGCTTCGGCCGGACCCTGAGCCGCCTCGTCCGCGCCGGCATCGGGGTGCATCACGCCGGCATGCTGCCCAAGTACCGTCGCCTGGTCGAACAACTCGCCCAGGCCGGGCTGCTCAAGATCATCTGCGGCACCGACACGCTCGGGGTCGGGATCAACGTGCCGATCCGCACCGTGCTGCTGACCGGGCTGACCAAGTTCGACGGCACGAAGATGCGCCTGCTGCGGGCCCGCGAGTTCCACCAGATCGCCGGCCGGGCGGGCCGGGCCGGCTTCGATGTCCGCGGCTGGGTGGTGGCCCAGGCACCGGAGCACGTGATCGAGAACAAGCGCGCGCTGGCCAAGGCGGGCGACGACCGCGCCAAGCAGAAGAAGATCAAGCGCAAGCAGCCCGCTGAGGGACAGATCAGTTGGACCGAGGAGACCTTCACCCGGCTGATCGCGGCGCCGCCCGAGCCACTGCAGCCGCGCCTGCGGATGTCGCACGCGATGCTGGTCAACCTGCTCGCCCGGCAGGGCAATCCGGTGGCCGCGGCGTACCGGCTGATCACCGACAATCATCATGACGACGCCGGCCGACGGCGGCTGCGCAGACACGCGCTGGTGCTGGCCCGCGAGTTGATCAACTCCGGTGTGGTCGAACGCCTGCCCACAGCGCGCGAGGACGGGCGCCGCTATGCCCTGACCGTGGACCTGCAACGCGATTTCGCCGTGAACCAACCGCTCGCCCCGTTCGCGCTGGCGGCCCTCGACACCCTCGATGCCGATTCGCCCGATCATGCCCGCGATGTGGTCTCGGTGATCGAATCCATCCTGGAGGACCCGAAGCCCGTGTTGTTCGCCCAGCAGCGGCGGGCGCGCGGCGAGGCCATCGGCGCCATGAAGGCCGAGGGACTCGACTACACCGAGCGGATGGAGCTGGCCGAGGAGATCACCTGGCCGCAGCCGCTTGCCGACCTGCTGGAGACGGCGCTCGAGGCGTACCGGGAAACCCATCCGTGGATCGCGCCCGAGGCGTTGTCGCCGAAATCGATCGTCCGCGAGATGTATGAGACCGCGATGACCTTCGCCGAGTACGTCTCCGTCTACGGGCTCGCGCGCAGCGAGGGCGTACTGCTGCGCTACCTGACCGATGCCTACCGCACCCTGCGGCACACGGTGCCCGAGCGGGCCCGCAACGACGAGTTCGACGATCTCGTCGAGTGGTTGGGCGAGGTGATCCGGCAGACCGACTCCAGCCTGCTGGACGAGTGGGAGGCCCTGACGAATCCCGATCCGGTACGCCCGGATGCCGCCGAGCCGCGGCCCGAGCGCCCCTTCACGGCGAACCAGCGCGCCCTCACCGTGGCGGTGCGCAATGCCATGTTCCACCGCGTCGAGCTCGCCCGGCGCGACGACCCGGACGCGCTCGGCGCGGTCGAGGAGCGCGTGGCTGCGCTGACCGACCCGCCGGGCACGGTGATCATGGACGCCGACGCGTGGGCCGATGCGCTGGACGACTACTACGACGATCACGACGAGATCGGCATCGACGCCGCGGCTCGGGCCCCCGGGATGTTGCAGATCGACCGACAGCCGGGTCGCTGGGACCTGCGCCAGGTACTGGCCGATCCCGCCGGCGATCACGACTGGGCGATCACCGCGACCCTCGATCTCGCCGCCAGCGATGCCGCCGGCGCCGCGATCGTACTGGCCACCGGCCTCACCCGGCTGGACTGA
- a CDS encoding nuclear transport factor 2 family protein, whose translation MSDAQQTPQPDQRARDLLIEHHRLLQAWLTRADRTSLEAFLAAHSPDFRLQTLDGRELELAGLAAELDRAGGVAPELMIEISEVEVLDDAEASLRVLFLERHRTPGSSVARRVDATLRDGRWRQVIESPA comes from the coding sequence ATGTCCGATGCCCAGCAGACGCCGCAACCCGACCAGCGGGCGCGAGACCTGTTGATCGAGCACCACCGCCTGCTCCAGGCCTGGCTGACCCGAGCCGACCGGACGTCGTTGGAGGCGTTCCTCGCGGCGCACAGCCCCGACTTCCGGTTGCAGACCCTCGACGGGCGCGAGCTCGAGCTGGCCGGGCTCGCCGCCGAGCTGGACCGCGCGGGCGGCGTCGCGCCGGAGCTGATGATCGAGATCTCCGAGGTCGAGGTGCTGGACGACGCCGAGGCCTCGCTGCGCGTGCTGTTCCTCGAACGACACCGCACGCCCGGCTCGTCCGTCGCGCGGCGGGTGGACGCCACGCTCCGGGACGGGCGCTGGCGCCAGGTGATCGAGTCACCCGCCTGA